The sequence cacctaactacaattttaaaaaaaggattaaGGAGAGActgattatagtttttttttttaaaaaagtatacttCCATAGTAAACGGAAATGTAAAAGGGAGGTACACGTTTGCTTAAAATGAACatacatatacagtgaaacctatgaaAGCCAAAACACGATGGACCTGCCTTGTTTCTCCGGGTCTCACAAGATATCCGCCCTTCACAggctgcagtcttaccacttttctatcgctctctaaattagtggaaaatattttgaggtttccttctctggcaagtttccaccttacacaggttctggctttcacaggttttactctaTCTCTATAAATCATTTTGAAAAGTATGCAAGAACAGGCATCAAAATGTTAATAACAGTTATCAGTGGGTCGTAAAACTTCaggtgtttccttttctttttgttttttcaaaatctTCCCCAAGAAATGTGAaattcaagggagaaagaagagttgaaagaaaacaaaggaacGAACTTAATGTTCATTGGGAGGTGGGCCTTCAagtaaattcttttcttttttttctttattttattacgtttctggtgaaagtttacacagcaaattaggtgcccactttgacaatttctaaacacattcagtgacactggttacgttTTTTTCAATGTGTCaatgttctcattatttccattctggttgttctgtttccattcatctagtttccctgctcctcTACCtcaatcttctcatctttgctttagggtaaatatccaccatttggtctcatacagatgattatTTAGAGAAGCACATCACTcatgggtgatactgtttatgAGCCAATATATTATTTGGTTTAAAGGTGACCTccgagagtggcttcagttccaagtttaaaaggTATCTCAGGGTGACAGTCTCAGGGGACGCTCCAGTCTCTATGGTCCAGTAAGTCTTGCCTTTTTCAGCAATTTGAGCTTTGTCCTACATTCTTCTCTCAGTCTGTCCCAAATTATCTATCATGTCTCTGGTCCAAACGGTCGTTAggagtagctgggcaccatctagttctggtctccagacagatgaggccatggttcatgtggggTATTAGTCCTGTAcagcagtttcttctctgagtctttcgTTTCCTTTTTACTCTTCTGCTCCACATTAGTacagatcaatagttgtatcttagatgtctgctcgctacctcttaagaccccagatgctactcaccaaggtacgATGCAGACCAACATCTTTTTGAACAAAGATATGCCAACTGACCAAGTTATCTccagagactatggtcctaaggctTCAAACCCAGTACACTAaccccacaaggtgtttggttatgtctaggaagtatgtATCCATAACTGTTCCCCTTCCTTCAAGAAAACTCTTATTTAACCTTTGTAGTAACACCAAGATGGTTACTACCATATCATTTTTACAAacggggaaactgagacccacaAAGGTTACATCCTGCTATGGACTGACGGGCAAGATCTAATTCCAAAGTGCGTAACCTTTCCTTGaagtgcctgggtggcacagatgctTAACACgcttgctactaaccaaaaggttggaggcttgagtccacccagaagcagctTAGAAGAAactaggcctggcaatctacttctgaaaaattaggcaTTCAAAACCTACAaagcagttccaccctgacatacatggggttgccatgagatggaatcaacttaacagcagctgGAATAATCTCTCTACGGCAGAAAATTATGAAAACTTCACTTATGTTTACAATTTCAtaaaagatggaagaaagaaggaaagagtaaTTTGAGTGATCTCTCTCTGCTTTTATTCCCTCCACTTTTCTCCCCATAACTAGATGTAGTGCAATTAATCTAAATAGCTTGTTATCTAAGAGACACAGCGCCTGCATTACCAGATTCCTCAGAACCTGCTTCTTGTTAGAATAGTGATAGCATTCATCTAGCACCTCAGATCTGATTTATgcacttttttttaaagggagtTTTAAAGAGGTAACAGGAGTAACTGCCATTTATGCTCCAATTTCCAGAATCAAGATTAGAAAGAGACCCTGCACATTGCTATTTATGTTTGGAAATGGGACTACGATTAATTGAGCAGAGgttcttcctttcctccccatTTACGCTCCCCCATCCTAATCACCTTAAGAGATAAGGAAGAGAGAACAAAAAGAATGACCAGAGGAATATAAAGACCAAAAAGCAGTGGGAAACTGGAACTTAGAATTCACTATTTCATCTTCAAGTTTACATAACTGAAATCATGAACTGTGTTTCAGTAGGTAAATCAAATGTATCAGAAACAAAGTTGTAACCTCATTAACACCCGTGCTTTTCATGCTTATAAAATGCTGTTTTCTGTTCATTTCAAATCTGTGACActgatttatttaagaaaaattgcATGTATCGTATTTAAAGACTGAactcagaaaaagaaatagaatacaaacctaCTGTAACTCTAAAGATTACTCACTACCTTTTATTACCAAATATAAAATACGTACTTTACCTGTCAAGATTTAACGTTCCTGTGTATATGAATTCCAACAGTTTCTGAAATCCATCTGCCTTCACCTGAGTCTGATCGAGAAAGACATTGTTCTCAGAAGTGTTTCTGTAGATTGCACCAAAATACTCACTAAAGGAGGCAAGTACGTTCCTATGAGCTTTAAATTGGAATTCCCCAATCACTATAGTGCAGTCACAAAGAAAGCCTGCTTCCCGTTGTTTGTTCAGTCTCTCTAAAAGGTGTTCACAGTGGTGGGAATACTGCATTTTGTTATCAGAATGGAATTTTACCCTTGttctaaaagacaaaaaaaaaaaaaaaaaggtaaatcagTAACCATAAGTTTTCATCAAACATTTGCCCAAGCAATTGGttgggggagagggggaggaaagagacagaggacataacaagaacaagaaaaaagtCAGGTCTCACTTTATCCCCACAGAAAACCCATATCAAACAGATACAACTAAAAAAGGCTTAAAGAATGAGACTGATTCTCTCCCTTTCCATTTCACTGTGGACAACTAACACAACCTTTTGCATACATCAATAAATGACTACTGAAAATGCTTCAGTGAGCTGAAAAAAGCACAGCAAAACTTCATGCATGCATGAGGCGAATCCCCAAACTTTTAAGTTCAGTAGGTACTATAtgcatattaaaaagaaaattaacaaaccactAAGAAGGGCGCACTGAAACAGATGGGGAAAGGACATGATACAGGTTCTGTAAATTGCTCTCAAATCACCGAAAGCTGTTAGCTTCTCTGGTGCACACATCTGTTCTAAAACGAAAAGCCGGTGCCCAGAAATGGAAAATCCGCGGGGCGAAAGGTTGTCAATGATTCTGTCACTCGTCCAGTGGAGGCCACACCCCCTCCCCTTGCTGCCTCTTCCCTCAAGGCGGGATCGGAAAGTGACAACCGAAGCCggtcccttcctggcttctgcCGCCCTGCCCTCAGCCTAGTTCCCACTCCCGCAAATTCCCACAGCAAAGGTTACGGCCAAAGCCATCCCCGGGGATGCCTCACCCAAGCTTTACGTTAGCACCTTCGCCCTGAAATCCAAGAAGCTTGCCCTGCGACAGCCCAGAGTCAGGAAAGACCGAAGACGGAGGGCTGGAGGTGAAGATGGAACTCACCGATAGCAACCCAAGGGGGAACACAGTTTCTTCACTCTCTCTCCGCCATCTTGGGAGAACGTCACCGTGCCGCGCTCcgcctctcccttcttcctccacGGCGGCGTCACGTCCGGCCCCGGGCGTTTCATGGCAACGCAGGAGGCTGTGGGACCGTGGAGGCCCGACTCCAGGCAGGGTGCCACAGGCGGTCGCAAAGACGCCACTCCGCCGCATGCCAAGGGCCCCACGAAACTGGGGCGTCACGGATACGAAACCTAAGGGCTCGTTCGCAGCGCCCCGCCCGTCCTCCTCATTCTAAGCATTCCGGTCGGCCGACAGTCAGCACTCAACGCTCGGCCCGGGTTCTGGGCCGAGGCCAGGCACCAGTGTACCGCGGGCCTCTTTCCAGGAGTCGAGTTGCCCGCTGCATGCTGGGGCTTGTAGTTGCTCGTCTTCTCCCATCATCCTCTCTTTCCTGGGTGCCCCGCGAGCAGAAACAGCTGCTTTGTGTACTCTTGGGCTCTCAGCCATAGGGGATTTTTGAACTGAGACTGATCACCCCTTACCCGTTTACAGACCCGAAAGCTCTTTGGACCCCCTAGGTTTTGTTTGCAGCAGCCAACGGTAGCCCAGTAACTAGGATGCTCTTACCTGGCGCTAGTAGGAGTCTGAGGTGCAAGAAAGCGCAGCAAACCAGTTGGGCATACTGGGCATGCGCAACCTTAAAGGAAGGTGGGTTTTATACCGGAAAAGGTTTTCCGGCGCCTGGATGAGAAAAAATTTCAGGCAGTTGTTTACATCGAATTCGGAttttctaaagtgaaggaaaaagaTTTTACGTACTTCCCTAATATGCAGAAGGAGCAGGAACTAAGAAAAGTCGTGTTGAAATGTTAGGATAGATTCATCCCTGGTATCCACGGACATAATACTCAGAAAAccacattttaaacatttttttttttcttcttaaaagttACGTGTCAGGACCAGAAGTAATTTACCCGGAACTTTATTTTAGATGACAGTCTTTGCTTGAATTTATTCGTCTTTTTCTCCTCATATTTTTTGCTGCCACAGTCTTTGCTTTTTCTAATTGCTTTCTTCTCGGTAAGAATCAAATCTGTGAATAAAAAACCGTCATCTGAAACTGGTTGTTTTTTCACTTCATCTTTCTTCTCGGAATATGCTTTTCTTTCTGACTCCACTTttgtgtgtggtggtgggggaATCCTTTTTGGTATTTATTAATTCAGATATATTTACAGCTGTCTTTTTTTactaggtgctttttttttttttttagggtggtgcagtggttgagctaaccagaaggtcagcatttcgaatccaccagctgctccttggaaaccccatggggcggttccactctgtcctataaggttcctgtgagttggaatacactGGAAGCAATGAGTTTGAGTTTTAGGGTTTACTAGgcaccaggagtccctgggtggtcaaacggttaatgcactagGCTGTTAGTGAAAGGTCGCTGGGCCAAATCAACACAGAGATgcattgaagaaaggcctggcaatctacttccaaaaaagcagccatcgGTAGCTATGGAGCGCAGTTATTCTCTGATGCACATTGTGTTCCCATGAGTTGAATCCACTGACaactggttttccttttttttcttggtgtcaAGCGTGACGCtgaatttttagaaaaagaataaaacatggtCTCGATGGGCAAAGCTGATGAACTATTTACAAAGATTGATCAAGAGGCAGCAGAGCTAACACTTTTTTTTACATTGTTAGATTTTCCCTTCTAGATTGTACACTATTTTTCCAGTATCAGATTgtgcagtgaattttttttttttttttaaatctgggacGCTTCTTTCACGGGGCAAGCGTTCAATAAAAAATATGGTGACcgaataaaacaaaacccaaagtgAAAGTTCAAATTCCCCAAATTCCGCAACTTTCCGCAAATTGCTTGTAAGATTATGCCTTTTAAAAACGGCAGAGGACTGAACGAACATTGCACAGTACCGGTTgagatgggaaagctggaaaactgagaaaaaaatgtgtttcCGCCCGGTTTCGAACCGGGGACCTTTCGCGTGTTAGGCGAACgtgataaccactacactacggaAACTTCTGCGAAGAAGACGTCTCTCAAAGTCCTGATATGGATATGGTAACATACAGCTCACTAAAAAAGAAACTAAGTAAGATTAACGGTATTTtcgaacaggaaaaaaaaaactgaaacggAAGAATAACCATATGCCCAACTAAGCAGTACTAAAACTATTTCAAACGTTTGAATTTGCGAGCGATTTCAAATCCCTCGAGTACTGCTGTAAAAACCAGGCACCGCTAGCTCCCCTTCCTTTCCGTACACCCCTCCTTGTCTGGGAAAGCAGCCTTGTATTACACGTTCTTCTCCCGCGTCGCGCTGCGGAGGGTCCGGGGAGCAGTCGGGGGCTTCGGCTGGCATGGAAGAGCGGACCACGGTCAGTCCCGTAAGTCCCTGCGAGCACTGCAGCAGCTCGCCGCCCCAAGCTAGTGTTTTACGAGAGAAAAAGCGACCCTTTTCAGCCTCTGGTGGAGGAACGCGAGAATtgctttttaatttccttcttgtGCTTCTGTAGACCAATGGGAGGTTTCATTTGAGCAGTTGTTTCAAcattctctctaaaaaaaaaaaaattctctatagGATGTGCAAAACTGAGGTGGAGGGCCGGGGTGGGGAGTAGAGTATCTGGACAAGAAGGTGCACTTTCTCGTACACAATGTATtggaatttttctaaatttgaatttcatatgacGCAAGGAATCTCACTTCTTCTGCAAAGAGACGTGACACAGTCTTATGTCTGAAAATGAAGACTATGAAACGAGAATGAGCTTTCAGATTACAGCGGGGGAAAAAACGACAAGATTTCTAAAAGAATGTGAAATTCTACCATTTTGGTTTTCATTCAGCGCTGTACATCGTCTTTAGGGAGCACAGGTATGAAACACAGCAAAACATTGCTCAgtagacagaagaagaaaaaaaagtcttttaaaacCCATTTAAAATCCTagcattttttccccctcctttcttTTTAGGAGTTGACGAGCGTCTCAAAGTAAGGGCTGTGAGTGCCTCTCCCACCGCTACAACTTCCCCGAGTTAGATGTCCCTACATTTCCCAGGGTCAAGGGTGCGTTCCTGAGCTTTCCGCAGACCCTGGATCCACACTTGTTCATCGGAATTCAACAGCTTTGCGAAATAGTGTTTCTGGCTCTTCGAGGTCTTGGAGAAATGCACTTGTGAAGAGTTAGACTTAATCCTTCGGGGGGAAAGTCGGGTTTTCCTGATGTTAGTATTCTCGGATTCCCAAGGGAGCCCATCCGAGACAGGGCGTAACCGCGGGCGGTTCTGTGGAGCGCAGGGCGTGCCCAGAGTAAGCGCGCCCGGCCTCTCCCGACCCCCAGCCTGCCCCAACCGAGCGCAGGACCCCCGGCCGTGCCGGGGCCTCTGTGACGCGGCGTTCCAGACCGTCGGGTCCGCGCGTCGCTGGGCCTGGTAAGGCGGCGGAGAGTGCCGCCCCCGCGCACTGTCGGTTCTCCCGGAGCAAACCGCAGCCAGGGCAGCCGGAGAGGCCCGGCGACCCGacgcggcggtggcggcggcgacATGAGCTACCACCAGCTACCGGTAGTGATCGACAACGGCTCGGGGGCGATCAAGGCGGGCCTGGCTGGAAGCCGGGAGCCCCAGTTTGCCTGCCCGAACATTATCGGCCGCGCCAAGGGCCACACCTGGGCGACCGAGGGCTCTGAGGCACTGTTCGTGGGCGACCAGGCGCAGGAGAGGCGAAGCTCGCTGTCCATAAGGTAACTCCCGCTCAGGCTGGGGTGGCCGGGCGGGGCTGCGATGCATGGCAGGCAGGGCGCAGGGCGGGCGTGGAGGGCAGGCAGGGAGGGTCCAGGTGGGCGGCACCGGTGTGAGAGAAGGGACGAAGGAGTGAGTAGCCGGAATCTCAGCCAGTGGGTGTTGTTGCAAACGCCCGGGCCGCGGCTCTACGGGTACCGAGCATCTCAACAGTGAACAGTACTTGCTCTCTATCTATACGAATGCATTCAACCCTAAAAATAAAGTTGTTGTTCATAAAATGCCAATTCATTTAAGAATGTTGTTTAATTCATGGTAGCTTTTGTCTTTATGGTTATTCTCTTCAATTAATTGATATTAAAACTGTATttacctcaaaaagttaaactagAATCACCACATGATCCCGCAATTCCATTCAAGAGCTTAAAACACTTGAAAGTAGGGACTCAAACGGGtatctgtacaccaatgtttagaGCGGCAtttttcacaagagccaaaaggttgaaacaacccaagttatttatctattcttccatcaacagaataaataaaatgtggtacataaatacacaatggaatatttttcagccatagagaaatgaggttctgatacatgttacagaTATGGGTGACCCTTGAAAAtactagggagccctgatggcgcagggGTTAAGCTATGCATGTTAACCTgaaagttagcagttcgaatccaccagcagctccttggaaaccctatgaggcagttttactctgtcctggtgacgtagtggttgtGCTACagcgctaactaaaaggtcggcagttcgaatccaccaggcgctccttggatactctatggggcagttctagtttgtcctgtagggtcgctatgagtcggaatccactctatggcaacgggtttggtttatagagtcgctatgggttggaatcaaatcaaggacagtgttttgtttttttttaatcattatgctACATAAAATAAGACATACGcacaaaaaaagatattgcactatctgacttacataaaatatctagaataggcaaatgcatagaggcaAAAGTttagtagtggttaccagggggtaGGGGTATGGGGGatggagagttattgcttaaggagtactgagtttctacttgtggtgatgaaaattttggaaatagcggggatggttgcacaacatttgaatgtaattaatggcactgaattttacactgaaaaatggttaaagtggcaatttttgtttatttttaccacaataacattttttaaagttattgttaATATTGACAGATCTGATagtgatatttttaaatatttggtaattgCTTAAAGTCTTATCTGTTGGGatgcaaaataaaatacttagaagtgAACTGATATATGAGGTCTAGGATTAGCTTTAAAACATTTCAAGAAAAAAGTAAGTGAAAGCAATAAAtcaaacaaaatgttaaaaattattgATGCTGGGACCTGGGTACCTAAGGGTTTATTATAATAGtctctctacttttgtgtatgtttgaaattttccgtaataaaaaaaaatttttacaaaaccaaacctataTTTACTATTATGTGAGGGTttcccaaccttttttttttttaagctttgaaGGGTCTTCCAAAGGGGAGAAAGAATGGAATGTGATAAAAATTACAAACGAAGGTGCTGTGCTAGTTTTTGCTGATAGCTATCTTCCTTGAGAGGCTGTGGTAGTCACTGCCCATATAGGGTTACTGGTAATAAATATGGGGATAAGCCCAGGGTTGAGGAGAATTGAAACTGGAAAAGTAAAGAGCtgcaatttattttattgttctccCTATAGCTATCCAGTGGAACGCGGTCTCATTACTTCCTGGGGAGACATGGAGATCATGTGGAAGCATCTCTATGACCATGACCTGAAGCTAAAGCCCTGTGATGGTCCAGTCTTGATTACAGAGCCAGCACTAAACCCACTGGTCAACCGGCAACAGACCAGTGAAGTGTTTTTTGAGCATCTGGAGGTTCCTGCCTTCTATATGTCCATCCAAGGTGTCCTGGCACTGTTTGCTGCAGGCTTCACAACTGGCTTTGTGCTGAATTCGGGTGCCGGGGTTACCCAGTGTATACCCATCTTTGAGGGTTACTGTCTGCCTCATGGTGTCCAGCAGCTAGATCTGGCAGGCCTTGACCTCACCAACTACCTCATGATGCTGTTAAAGGACCATGGTATCATGCTGCTTAGCACTGCAGACAGACAGATTGTCGCAGACATTAAGGAAACCTGTTGTTATGTGGCAATGAACTATGAAGAGGAAATGGCCAAGAAACCTGAGTATCTGGAGAAAGTTTACCAACTGCCTGATGGGAAGACTGTCAAGCTTCATGACCAGCTCTTCAGGTGTTCAGAGGCCCTCTTTGCTCCACGTCTCTTGAACCTTGAGGCTCCTGGTATTGATAAGATGTGCTTCAACAGCATAATGAAATGTGATACAGATCTGAGGAATTCCTTCTTCTCCAATATTATCCTTGCTGGGGGATCAACCTCTTTCCTGGGTTTAGAAAAGCGGCTAGTTAAGGATATAGCAAAGGTGGCACCTGCCAACACTCCTGTGCAGGTTACAGCTCCCCCAGAAAGGAAAATGTCGGTGTGGATGGGAGGTTCCATTATTGCATCCCTGTCTGCCTTCCAGGACATGTGGATCACTGCCGCAGAATATAAAGAGGTTGGACCCAACATAGTGCACCAAAGATGCTTCTGAAGTACAGATGAACTGGTTAAAACATTTTGAGCATATATGACAGAGAAAACTTTGGATATTACATGTTTCTGGTagaacagaaaatattttaatcactGGATTGTCCGTGTCTCTGATGTATTTTTATAATTGGGGAAAATAACAACAGTGAAGCAATCGAGCAGATGTTCATTGAATAGAACCTAGTTAAATGCTAGAAGAAACACTATTCTGTGTCTTTGAGAGTTTACATTTCCCTTGGGGAGAAAGCAATTTTTGGTAAAACAGAGTATGTGCCAAAAAAGTGATAGAGATTTAAGCTTGTTGAAGTTTAGGGAAAGAAAGTTGCTGTAGTGCGGGAAGATTTCAGAGAGGAGCCATGCCACTGTGGATGGGATGGAGTTAGGAATGGGTagagaaaaaaagggaggggggatgGGGAGGAAGGTATCCAGGCAAGGATAATGGAGTCAGGGGGTAGAGATGAGAATGAACAAAGCATATTTAGGGCATGTTTAATAGACTGATTTTGTTAAAAGACTAAGAGCTATGACTGGGAAGGTAGATTAAGGCCAGGGAATGGAAAGCTTTAAGTGTTAAATGTTCTCTAGGCAAAGGGAAGCAATTAAAGATTTAAAAGCAGGAGATACAACATAATGTGGTGGTGGTTTGTAGGATAAATTAGACTGGGAAGGGCCTGGACATGAGGTGATCAGTTAGGAAGCTATTAGGCTAAACAGAAAGTAGCCAAGTCCTGTACTCAAGATTATAGGCAatggaactggaaaaaaaaaattatgaagaaatAGCAAGTCTTATTGTGTAATTAGGTAGATGTGAAGGGGCAAAGAGGACTGAGATGACCTGGGTAGCTGAGAGAATGTTGGCAGCATTGACATATGACAATTTAGTTATTTACTCTGTGcaaagcactgtgctaagtacaACGAGTGCTAAACCAGGAGTCAGATCCTGCCCTTAGGAAGCCAGCAGTCTGGTAGAAGATGTGAAATTGATGCGTAAATTACAAAGTAGAAAGTGATTTAGCATCCTAGTAGAAGGATAAAA comes from Elephas maximus indicus isolate mEleMax1 chromosome 23, mEleMax1 primary haplotype, whole genome shotgun sequence and encodes:
- the ACTRT3 gene encoding actin-related protein T3, with the protein product MSYHQLPVVIDNGSGAIKAGLAGSREPQFACPNIIGRAKGHTWATEGSEALFVGDQAQERRSSLSISYPVERGLITSWGDMEIMWKHLYDHDLKLKPCDGPVLITEPALNPLVNRQQTSEVFFEHLEVPAFYMSIQGVLALFAAGFTTGFVLNSGAGVTQCIPIFEGYCLPHGVQQLDLAGLDLTNYLMMLLKDHGIMLLSTADRQIVADIKETCCYVAMNYEEEMAKKPEYLEKVYQLPDGKTVKLHDQLFRCSEALFAPRLLNLEAPGIDKMCFNSIMKCDTDLRNSFFSNIILAGGSTSFLGLEKRLVKDIAKVAPANTPVQVTAPPERKMSVWMGGSIIASLSAFQDMWITAAEYKEVGPNIVHQRCF